A genomic segment from Nocardiopsis sp. Huas11 encodes:
- a CDS encoding LysR family transcriptional regulator, with product MADVSVRQLEYLMAVARLGSVTAASRELFVSQSAVSTALADLEAVLGITLFVRSQKGMRLTASGQRAITAADNVLAGLDQLRESARREREEVEGTLTIGCYATIAPILLPKVIAEYSQRYPHVQFSFVEAAHEALLDDLLNTRIDLAITYHYELDSVRTAAGVTAQPLRSDPPYVLTPVDGALSRKDRVSLADLAEEPLILFDLPPGGDYFLGLFAQAGLAPSVRFRTTSFEMVRGLVARGLGSALLTQRTVLERSYEDLPYATRELDIRTGGLGIEIVQLADRTPVRRMQAFIDVCREVVA from the coding sequence ATGGCCGACGTGAGCGTGAGGCAACTGGAGTACCTGATGGCCGTCGCGAGGCTCGGTTCGGTGACCGCGGCGTCCCGGGAGCTCTTCGTCTCGCAGTCGGCGGTCTCGACGGCGCTGGCCGACCTCGAGGCGGTCCTCGGCATCACCCTCTTCGTCCGCTCGCAGAAGGGGATGCGGCTCACCGCGTCGGGACAGCGTGCGATCACCGCGGCCGACAACGTGCTCGCCGGCCTCGACCAGCTCCGGGAGTCCGCCAGGCGGGAGCGGGAGGAGGTCGAGGGCACGCTCACGATCGGCTGCTACGCGACGATCGCGCCGATCCTCCTGCCGAAGGTGATCGCGGAGTACTCACAGCGGTACCCGCACGTGCAGTTCTCGTTCGTGGAGGCGGCCCACGAGGCGCTGTTGGACGACCTGCTCAACACCCGGATCGACCTCGCGATCACCTATCACTACGAGCTGGACTCCGTGCGCACCGCGGCCGGGGTGACCGCGCAACCGCTGCGGTCGGACCCGCCGTACGTGCTCACCCCGGTGGACGGGGCACTGAGCCGCAAGGACCGGGTGAGCCTGGCCGACCTGGCCGAGGAACCGCTGATCCTGTTCGATCTGCCGCCCGGCGGCGACTACTTCCTCGGTCTGTTCGCCCAGGCCGGGCTGGCCCCGAGCGTGCGTTTTCGCACCACGAGCTTCGAGATGGTCCGCGGCCTGGTGGCCCGCGGGCTGGGCAGCGCGCTGCTCACCCAGCGCACTGTGCTCGAACGCAGCTACGAGGACCTGCCCTACGCGACCAGGGAGCTCGACATCCGGACCGGGGGGCTCGGGATCGAGATCGTCCAGCTGGCCGACCGCACACCGGTCCGGCGGATGCAGGCGTTCATCGACGTCTGCCGCGAGGTGGTGGCCTGA
- a CDS encoding DUF6297 family protein translates to MTGVASVRAFTRARNRRHHSWSDRYVMLMALGLLATLVFPMIGRAVAAVPRDVDPARTGTGLALIALLLVVALSLARAVGPAGVSAADASWLVLSPLPRRDVLAPALLVLAGVSAAVGACLGLALLNAVGAPDALPLRLFVSVVLGVAWTLGGAAVTVLAQASPAWNDRLSALLVVLVVAAVALAVMSLGPGQGALAGLASAPPAAWAAVASASAAAAAGLAWRAGVCAARIPARAVLEASTRTGLASGAFVLMDPGTLASIAEDAHWRSRALRSRAWPRRLRGAAAVAWLDWRRLARRPGRLAAMAAATVLPVLAARAGGGMPAALLVLAVGAAAVAATGTAGARRDAGDGSLARLLGAGPRTLLAARAVLPALLGGSWLTLALAGLDLAGPGGLLWLLGPLCAPALAAGALRAARRRPVDHTLPVMDSPLGPVPTGPLLWALAGADLAVLGCLPALLAFTTGVSVPLLAAQAVCAAAVLAAYCAAPRRPST, encoded by the coding sequence GTGACGGGGGTGGCGTCGGTCCGCGCGTTCACGCGGGCCCGGAACCGTCGGCACCACAGCTGGTCCGACCGGTACGTCATGCTCATGGCTCTGGGACTGCTCGCGACGCTGGTGTTCCCCATGATCGGTCGCGCGGTGGCGGCGGTGCCCCGCGACGTCGACCCGGCGCGGACGGGCACGGGCCTGGCGCTGATCGCCCTGCTGCTGGTGGTCGCGCTGAGCCTGGCGCGCGCGGTCGGGCCGGCGGGGGTCTCCGCGGCGGACGCGTCGTGGCTGGTGCTCTCGCCGCTGCCGCGCCGCGACGTGCTGGCCCCCGCACTGCTGGTCCTCGCCGGGGTGAGCGCCGCCGTCGGCGCGTGCCTGGGCCTGGCACTGCTCAACGCGGTGGGTGCGCCCGACGCGTTGCCGCTCCGGCTCTTCGTGTCCGTGGTGCTGGGGGTGGCGTGGACGCTGGGCGGGGCGGCGGTGACCGTGCTGGCGCAGGCCTCCCCGGCCTGGAACGACCGGTTGAGCGCGCTGCTCGTCGTGCTGGTGGTGGCGGCGGTGGCCCTGGCCGTCATGAGCCTGGGGCCTGGACAGGGAGCGCTCGCCGGTCTCGCGTCGGCCCCACCGGCGGCCTGGGCCGCGGTGGCGTCCGCCTCTGCGGCGGCGGCCGCGGGCCTGGCTTGGCGAGCCGGGGTGTGCGCCGCGCGGATCCCGGCCCGCGCGGTCCTGGAGGCCTCGACCCGGACCGGGCTCGCCTCGGGCGCGTTCGTCCTCATGGACCCGGGCACGCTGGCCTCGATCGCCGAGGACGCGCACTGGCGCTCGCGCGCGCTGCGCTCGCGTGCCTGGCCCCGGCGGCTGCGCGGAGCGGCGGCGGTGGCCTGGCTGGACTGGCGACGCCTGGCGCGGCGCCCGGGACGGCTCGCGGCGATGGCGGCGGCGACCGTCCTTCCCGTGCTGGCCGCGCGGGCGGGCGGCGGGATGCCGGCGGCCCTGCTCGTGCTCGCCGTGGGCGCGGCGGCGGTGGCCGCGACGGGCACCGCGGGAGCGCGCCGGGACGCCGGGGACGGTTCCTTGGCGCGGTTGCTGGGCGCGGGCCCGCGCACGCTCCTGGCGGCGCGTGCGGTCCTGCCCGCGCTGCTGGGCGGCTCCTGGCTGACCCTCGCGCTGGCCGGACTCGACCTCGCGGGTCCAGGCGGTCTCCTCTGGCTCCTCGGTCCGCTGTGCGCGCCGGCGCTGGCGGCGGGCGCCCTGCGTGCGGCACGGCGCCGCCCCGTCGACCACACGCTGCCGGTCATGGACTCGCCGCTCGGCCCGGTGCCGACCGGTCCGCTGCTGTGGGCCCTGGCCGGCGCCGACCTCGCCGTCCTGGGGTGCCTGCCCGCGCTGCTGGCGTTCACCACCGGGGTGAGCGTCCCGCTGCTCGCCGCGCAGGCGGTGTGCGCGGCGGCGGTACTGGCGGCCTACTGCGCGGCCCCCCGGCGCCCGTCCACCTAG
- the ccmA gene encoding heme ABC exporter ATP-binding protein CcmA, whose product MTEPIIVAEDVGVELGGAPVLRGVDLTVAPGEVVAVLGANGVGKTTLLRCLAGLQRATGQVSVLGRPPVDEPAFWREVVMVGDEPTWYPGLTAGEHLELMRAVHGPGRLEAGAALELFELTGCADRAPSSLSTGQRQRLSLAMALLRQSRLLLLDEPERGLDAAFRDRLAGLLTAYAAEGGTVVMVTHDPRFAEGARHVALEVAA is encoded by the coding sequence GTGACCGAACCGATCATCGTGGCCGAAGACGTGGGTGTGGAACTGGGCGGCGCCCCGGTGCTGCGCGGAGTCGACCTCACGGTCGCACCCGGGGAGGTGGTCGCGGTGCTCGGCGCCAACGGCGTCGGCAAGACGACCCTGCTGCGCTGCCTCGCCGGTCTGCAACGGGCCACGGGCCAGGTCAGTGTGCTGGGCCGCCCGCCCGTCGACGAGCCCGCGTTCTGGCGCGAGGTCGTCATGGTCGGCGACGAGCCCACCTGGTACCCCGGTCTGACCGCGGGGGAGCACCTGGAACTGATGCGCGCCGTGCACGGCCCCGGGCGGCTGGAGGCGGGGGCGGCCCTGGAACTCTTCGAACTGACCGGCTGCGCCGACCGGGCCCCGTCGTCCCTGTCGACCGGGCAGCGCCAGCGGCTGTCCCTGGCCATGGCGCTCCTGCGGCAGAGCCGGTTGCTGCTGTTGGACGAGCCCGAGCGCGGGCTCGACGCCGCCTTCCGGGACCGGCTCGCCGGGCTGCTCACCGCCTACGCCGCGGAGGGCGGCACGGTGGTCATGGTCACGCACGACCCGCGGTTCGCCGAAGGCGCCCGCCACGTCGCCCTGGAGGTCGCCGCGTGA
- a CDS encoding BTAD domain-containing putative transcriptional regulator, whose product MLTVEISVLGDIETRIGGRTVDLGHMRRQSVFLGLLADANQLVPVDRLIDRVWGQHPPGSALPSLYSYVSRLRTALAPAGGDAMVERRPGGYVLSLSDDALHAVDLHRFRRLTSLARDSPAEDASLGLLEEALSLWRSDAFGLLDTPWVNTFREGLHLERFRAELDRNDLLLRQGRQAALLGDLLSLAERHPLDERLIGQLMLTLYREGRAAQALQHYERTRNALAGEMGTDPGTELRDLHLRILNADPALNAPAPTPSAVPSPVQPSPPSEPSAVPLPSQLPSPPPLLAGRGSELAELDTVSEPGSSPITVVCGLGGVGKTSLALRWAHDNLDRFPDGQLYVNLHGFSPSTSAAKPQTAVHDFLIALGMDKKAIPTSAEAQIGLYRSLLSGKRVLILLDNARDAEQLRALIPGSPSCVVLITSRNRLSGLVAAEGARSVALGPLTPAEAHQLLAARIGEHRVAAEPEAAGSIITGCGRFPLALAVAAARAASDAHLPLAELAAELHGAETRLDALDTGDLQTSLRGVLDASHRALPEAAARLLSLLGLLPGQNIGLTAVAALAGLTPPRTRALLRTLEAAHLVQQPLPGRYELHDLVRLHGRERAEEDLPEEDRSQALHSLVDFYVQSAATANRLLNPQEVPSSLAEGPSEGHPLAVRPADEVAALEWFTAERFWLPAVIRLASELDMYRECWRLCWDSNSYFRRSGRVEDFIELRRVGLDTAAAMDTPDAVTMRAMAHRGLASALLLAGRSGKETLDHLHEALARFEETGDLLNQAHTYQAFVASAIITGDENGLEPAERSLELYRSAGHSTWVAGALNNLGWFLAQFGRYERARACCVEALEASRALGYKVGEAASLDSLGYIFTHAGRHPEAVEHYRQALRAHRAMKDGFEEANTLSGLAEAHEALGETESARDAWRQALDLYRAQHRTEQVRETEERLRASS is encoded by the coding sequence ATGTTGACGGTCGAAATCTCCGTACTCGGTGACATCGAGACGCGGATCGGCGGGCGTACCGTCGATCTGGGACACATGCGGCGGCAGTCCGTGTTCCTCGGATTACTGGCCGACGCCAACCAGCTCGTGCCGGTCGACCGACTCATCGACCGGGTCTGGGGCCAGCATCCGCCGGGCAGTGCCCTGCCGTCGCTCTACAGCTACGTCTCCCGGCTGCGAACCGCCCTGGCCCCGGCCGGTGGCGACGCGATGGTCGAGCGCCGCCCGGGAGGCTACGTCCTCTCCCTGAGCGACGACGCGCTCCACGCGGTCGACCTGCACCGCTTCCGGCGGCTCACCTCACTGGCCAGGGATTCCCCGGCCGAGGATGCCTCCCTCGGCCTCCTGGAGGAGGCGCTCTCCCTGTGGCGGTCCGACGCCTTCGGTCTCCTGGACACCCCCTGGGTCAACACGTTCAGGGAGGGCCTGCACCTGGAACGCTTCCGCGCGGAACTGGACCGCAACGACCTGCTGCTCCGCCAGGGCAGGCAGGCGGCCCTCCTCGGCGACCTGCTCTCCCTCGCCGAGCGGCATCCGCTCGACGAGCGCCTGATCGGCCAGCTCATGCTCACGCTGTACCGCGAGGGACGTGCCGCGCAGGCACTGCAACACTACGAGCGCACCCGGAACGCGCTGGCCGGCGAGATGGGCACCGACCCCGGAACCGAGCTCAGGGATCTGCACCTGAGGATCCTCAACGCAGATCCCGCGCTCAACGCCCCCGCCCCGACCCCCTCGGCGGTCCCCTCCCCTGTCCAGCCGTCCCCGCCCTCGGAGCCCTCCGCGGTGCCCCTGCCGAGCCAGCTCCCCTCCCCACCGCCCCTGCTGGCCGGACGCGGGAGCGAGCTCGCCGAGCTCGACACCGTGAGCGAACCCGGGTCGTCACCGATCACCGTGGTCTGCGGCCTGGGCGGTGTCGGCAAGACCTCACTCGCCCTGCGATGGGCGCACGACAACCTCGACCGGTTCCCCGACGGTCAGCTCTACGTGAACCTGCACGGGTTCTCCCCGAGTACGTCCGCCGCCAAGCCACAGACCGCGGTCCACGACTTCCTCATCGCCCTGGGTATGGACAAGAAGGCCATCCCCACCAGTGCCGAAGCGCAGATCGGCCTGTACCGCAGCCTTCTGTCCGGCAAGCGCGTGCTGATCCTGCTGGACAACGCCCGCGACGCCGAGCAGCTCCGGGCCCTGATCCCCGGTTCGCCCTCCTGCGTCGTTCTGATCACCAGCCGCAATCGGCTCAGCGGCCTGGTCGCCGCCGAGGGCGCCCGCTCCGTCGCGCTGGGCCCGCTCACCCCCGCCGAAGCCCACCAGTTGCTCGCCGCCCGGATCGGAGAGCACCGCGTGGCGGCCGAACCGGAAGCGGCCGGGTCCATCATCACCGGATGCGGGCGGTTCCCCCTGGCCCTGGCCGTCGCCGCCGCCCGCGCCGCGAGTGACGCCCACCTGCCGCTCGCCGAGCTCGCCGCCGAACTGCACGGGGCCGAGACCCGGCTGGACGCACTGGACACCGGTGACCTGCAGACCTCCCTGCGCGGTGTCCTGGACGCCTCCCACCGGGCGCTGCCCGAGGCCGCGGCACGTCTGCTCAGCCTGTTGGGCCTGCTCCCAGGTCAGAACATCGGGCTGACCGCCGTCGCGGCCCTGGCCGGACTCACACCGCCGCGCACCCGGGCCCTGCTGCGCACGCTGGAAGCGGCCCACCTCGTCCAGCAGCCCCTGCCCGGCCGCTACGAACTGCACGATCTGGTCCGCCTGCACGGAAGAGAACGAGCGGAGGAGGACCTGCCGGAGGAGGACCGCTCCCAAGCCCTGCACTCCCTGGTCGACTTCTACGTCCAGAGCGCGGCCACCGCGAACAGGCTCCTGAACCCGCAGGAAGTCCCCTCGTCCCTGGCAGAAGGGCCTTCTGAGGGACATCCCCTCGCCGTGCGGCCAGCGGACGAGGTCGCGGCGCTGGAGTGGTTCACCGCGGAACGATTCTGGCTTCCCGCCGTGATCCGCCTCGCCTCGGAGCTGGACATGTATCGCGAGTGCTGGCGGCTGTGCTGGGACAGCAACTCGTACTTCCGCCGCAGCGGACGAGTCGAGGACTTCATCGAGCTCCGCCGGGTCGGGCTGGACACCGCGGCGGCGATGGACACCCCGGACGCCGTCACGATGCGGGCGATGGCCCACCGGGGCCTGGCCTCCGCCCTGCTGTTGGCCGGACGGTCCGGCAAGGAGACGCTCGACCACCTCCACGAGGCCCTCGCCCGCTTCGAGGAGACCGGCGACCTGCTCAACCAGGCGCACACCTACCAGGCCTTCGTGGCGTCCGCGATCATCACCGGGGACGAGAACGGACTTGAGCCCGCGGAACGATCCCTGGAGCTGTATCGCAGCGCAGGCCATTCGACGTGGGTGGCCGGAGCGCTCAACAATCTGGGCTGGTTCCTCGCACAGTTCGGCCGATACGAGCGGGCCCGAGCCTGTTGTGTGGAGGCTCTGGAGGCCTCGCGCGCACTCGGCTACAAGGTGGGAGAAGCGGCCTCCCTGGACAGCCTGGGGTACATCTTCACGCACGCCGGCCGCCATCCCGAGGCGGTGGAACACTACCGCCAGGCCCTCCGGGCGCACCGCGCCATGAAGGACGGCTTCGAGGAGGCGAACACGCTCAGCGGCCTCGCCGAGGCCCACGAGGCCCTCGGAGAAACGGAATCCGCCCGTGATGCCTGGCGGCAGGCCCTGGATCTCTACCGCGCACAGCACCGGACCGAGCAGGTACGGGAGACCGAGGAGAGGCTCCGCGCGTCGTCGTGA
- a CDS encoding peroxiredoxin → MTFHFDDLVDLFGGGAPTAPSPRTQTLEDTVGILIVAVVLSTALTLFNLMLTLAVVRRLRATEGPPGRTVPRAPDLEEIPVGTRVPDFTARSTAGTKVSSAERLGDRAVYAFFDTGCGVCEDQLQPLVDFVHGAGLAPDQVIAFIGDEQGEADRYSSVVADHATVVLQNLQGEACRAFGLRGIPAFVLADADGTVVRSSVEVADLEPATAGA, encoded by the coding sequence GTGACGTTCCACTTCGACGATCTCGTCGACCTCTTCGGCGGGGGCGCGCCGACCGCGCCGTCGCCCCGTACACAGACCTTGGAGGACACGGTGGGAATCCTCATCGTGGCGGTCGTGCTGTCGACCGCTCTGACCTTGTTCAACCTCATGCTGACCCTGGCGGTCGTGCGTCGCCTGCGCGCGACGGAAGGCCCTCCCGGGCGGACCGTGCCCCGCGCACCGGATCTGGAGGAGATCCCGGTCGGCACGCGAGTCCCGGACTTCACCGCCCGGTCCACGGCCGGAACCAAGGTCTCTTCCGCCGAGCGGCTCGGCGACCGTGCCGTGTACGCCTTTTTCGACACCGGATGCGGTGTCTGCGAGGACCAACTCCAGCCCTTGGTCGACTTCGTCCACGGAGCGGGGCTGGCCCCCGATCAGGTGATCGCCTTCATCGGTGACGAACAGGGGGAGGCGGATCGCTACAGCTCGGTCGTCGCTGACCACGCCACCGTCGTCCTGCAGAACCTCCAGGGGGAGGCGTGCCGGGCGTTCGGCCTGCGCGGGATCCCCGCCTTCGTGCTCGCCGACGCCGACGGCACGGTGGTCCGTTCGAGCGTGGAGGTCGCAGACCTCGAACCCGCCACCGCGGGGGCGTGA
- a CDS encoding ABC transporter ATP-binding protein, with amino-acid sequence MSPDAHSPAARLRARDAGARALRSLEFAWRAAPWSLTAYAILTVASGLLPAGVALVTKWLLDTLQEGGAAAGVPGPLANRPLLLVMFLGLFTLLTAMSVYLTTYLESRIRRGVALLVQQRLYGAVNGIAGLRRFEEPAFLDRLRLAQASASTAPEEIIGSLFGTARGVLAITSLLGILLAISPVIAVITIAAALPMLFVRLLLDRQRAGMMWRMSPRMRRQMFYQELMLTPAANKEVRLFGTGAFLLDRMRGEIRRTNREEEVVDRRVVLTHAPLALLGALVSAGGLVWMVASALRGEFTIGDVSAFIAAVAGVQGALVEIVMGLTLAHQSLLLMGHYDDVIGTPSDLPVPADPRPVGHLREGIRLEDVWFRYTDDGPWVLRGVSLTVPARGSLAVVGLNGAGKSTLVKLLSRMYDPTRGRVLWDGVDIREMDVADLRARMSAVFQDYMSYDLPVRENIALGSLEHIDDTGRIRDAAREAGADRFVSELPHGYATMLSRVFYQVDDDFEAGDDTSVSGTTLSGGQWQRLAFARSLIRRDRDLLILDEPASGLDPEAEREVREKVRAMRDGTATLLVSHRLGSVRDADLIVVLEEGEITERGGHEELMALGGEYARLFTMQAEGYADGGPGTPGAWTGHRTEAAL; translated from the coding sequence ATGTCCCCTGACGCCCACTCCCCTGCTGCCCGCCTCCGCGCACGCGATGCCGGAGCGCGGGCCCTGCGCTCCCTGGAGTTCGCCTGGCGGGCCGCCCCCTGGTCCCTCACCGCGTACGCGATCCTGACCGTCGCGTCCGGCCTGCTGCCCGCCGGTGTCGCACTGGTCACCAAATGGCTGTTGGACACCCTCCAGGAGGGCGGCGCCGCCGCGGGCGTCCCCGGGCCGTTGGCGAACAGGCCACTGCTGCTCGTCATGTTCCTGGGCCTGTTCACCCTGCTCACCGCGATGAGCGTCTACCTGACGACCTACCTGGAATCGAGGATCCGGCGAGGCGTGGCGCTCCTGGTGCAGCAGCGCCTGTACGGCGCGGTCAACGGGATCGCGGGACTGCGTCGCTTCGAGGAGCCCGCGTTCCTGGACCGGCTGCGCCTGGCACAGGCCTCGGCGAGTACAGCACCCGAGGAGATCATCGGTTCCCTGTTCGGGACCGCGCGCGGGGTCCTGGCGATCACCAGCCTGCTCGGGATCCTGCTGGCGATCAGCCCGGTGATCGCCGTGATCACCATCGCGGCCGCCCTACCGATGCTGTTCGTGCGTTTGCTGCTCGACCGCCAGCGGGCGGGGATGATGTGGCGGATGAGCCCACGCATGCGGCGGCAGATGTTCTACCAGGAGCTGATGCTGACCCCGGCGGCGAACAAGGAGGTCCGCCTGTTCGGGACCGGCGCGTTCCTGCTGGACCGGATGCGCGGGGAGATCCGGCGCACCAACCGGGAGGAGGAGGTCGTCGACCGCAGGGTGGTGCTCACGCACGCGCCGCTGGCGCTGTTGGGGGCTCTGGTCTCCGCAGGCGGCCTGGTCTGGATGGTGGCCTCGGCGCTGCGGGGCGAGTTCACCATCGGTGACGTGTCGGCGTTCATCGCCGCGGTGGCGGGGGTCCAGGGCGCCCTGGTCGAGATCGTCATGGGCCTCACCCTCGCCCATCAGTCCCTGCTGTTGATGGGGCACTACGACGACGTGATCGGCACTCCGTCGGACCTGCCCGTCCCGGCCGACCCGCGGCCCGTCGGGCACCTGCGCGAAGGGATCCGGCTGGAGGACGTGTGGTTCCGCTACACCGACGACGGCCCTTGGGTCCTCCGAGGTGTCTCGCTCACCGTTCCGGCCCGGGGGTCGCTGGCCGTAGTCGGGCTCAACGGCGCGGGGAAGAGCACCCTGGTCAAGCTCCTGTCCCGCATGTACGACCCCACCCGCGGCCGGGTGCTCTGGGACGGAGTGGACATCCGGGAGATGGACGTGGCCGACCTGAGGGCGCGGATGAGCGCGGTCTTCCAGGACTACATGTCCTACGACCTGCCAGTGCGGGAGAACATCGCGCTCGGTTCCCTGGAGCACATCGACGACACGGGGCGAATCCGCGACGCGGCACGTGAGGCGGGTGCGGACAGGTTCGTGTCGGAGCTGCCGCATGGCTACGCCACGATGCTGTCCCGCGTCTTCTACCAAGTGGACGACGACTTCGAGGCGGGGGACGACACCTCGGTCTCGGGGACGACCCTGTCGGGCGGGCAGTGGCAGCGGCTGGCGTTCGCCCGCTCGCTGATCCGCCGAGACCGGGACCTGCTCATCCTGGACGAGCCGGCCTCGGGGCTGGATCCCGAGGCCGAGCGGGAGGTGCGCGAGAAGGTGCGCGCGATGCGCGACGGCACCGCGACGCTGCTGGTCTCCCATCGGCTGGGCTCGGTGCGCGACGCCGACCTGATCGTGGTCCTGGAGGAGGGCGAGATCACCGAGCGGGGCGGTCACGAGGAACTGATGGCCCTGGGCGGGGAGTACGCCCGGCTGTTCACCATGCAGGCGGAAGGGTACGCCGACGGCGGCCCGGGCACCCCCGGCGCCTGGACCGGGCACCGGACCGAGGCTGCGCTGTGA
- a CDS encoding S24/S26 family peptidase, giving the protein MTAGAVLALAAVAIGVAAVRRIRRSYVVVTVDGESMLPTFSPGDRVLVRRGLSGVAPGSVAVVKEPDLETGWSGSAPLDGAVKGQGWYIKRVVATASTRYPTEVGLLGSVPPGHVALLGDHVRSSDSRHHGPCPEHQILGVVVRRLSPRAGNPADLGKAPVA; this is encoded by the coding sequence GTGACCGCGGGTGCGGTGCTGGCGCTGGCCGCGGTCGCCATCGGCGTGGCGGCGGTGCGGCGGATTCGTCGCAGCTACGTCGTGGTCACCGTCGACGGGGAGAGCATGCTGCCGACGTTCTCCCCGGGCGACCGGGTACTGGTCCGGCGGGGCCTGTCGGGTGTGGCCCCGGGTTCCGTCGCGGTCGTGAAAGAGCCCGACCTGGAGACCGGGTGGTCCGGCTCGGCTCCGTTGGACGGGGCCGTCAAGGGGCAGGGCTGGTATATCAAGCGCGTGGTCGCCACGGCGAGCACCCGCTATCCGACGGAGGTGGGCCTCCTGGGGTCGGTGCCGCCGGGGCACGTCGCTCTGCTGGGCGACCATGTGCGGAGCTCCGACTCACGGCACCACGGCCCCTGCCCCGAGCACCAGATCCTGGGCGTGGTGGTCCGGCGGCTGTCCCCGAGGGCCGGGAATCCCGCTGACCTCGGCAAGGCCCCGGTTGCGTGA
- a CDS encoding TOMM precursor leader peptide-binding protein, with product MTALTDSTVLRLAPALSAFYGENSVTLRSGGRNLRYGGGATRLLQRVLPLVDGKHDLGTLIGGLGFTTTSEPGDDRLRPAVFRLCERLVADGMLIDTADAGLIDHPGGLLGEWSRPDDAGEDPRNPVEVLRVVGDPDEVEAIARVTPPHWRVRSATLAEIVGAATPEGVCTAVWVSDPNDPLLSEWNETAYHNRQPWLPIIHFDGETAVVGPYIHPKSTPCFECYRRRRAARHALGADFLELRPLSQERMVSAALTTVLAGLAVASLREWETRSDPHVPGGVRTVTFERGLEIGSEYVLRVPRCPACRPGTAVARPTLWTEYFAPEAAETEETAAP from the coding sequence GTGACGGCTCTCACGGATTCGACGGTACTGCGCCTGGCGCCCGCACTCTCCGCTTTCTACGGGGAGAATTCGGTGACCCTGCGCTCCGGGGGCCGCAACCTCCGCTACGGCGGCGGCGCGACCCGGCTGCTCCAGCGCGTGCTCCCGCTGGTCGACGGAAAGCACGACCTCGGCACCCTGATCGGTGGCCTGGGCTTCACCACGACCAGCGAACCGGGCGACGACCGACTTCGCCCTGCCGTCTTCCGGCTCTGCGAACGCCTGGTCGCCGACGGCATGCTGATCGACACCGCGGACGCCGGCCTGATCGACCACCCGGGCGGACTGCTGGGCGAATGGTCCCGCCCGGACGACGCGGGAGAGGACCCCCGAAACCCCGTCGAGGTGCTGCGCGTGGTGGGCGACCCCGACGAGGTGGAGGCGATCGCGCGGGTGACCCCGCCCCATTGGCGAGTGCGCTCCGCGACGCTGGCCGAGATCGTCGGCGCCGCGACGCCGGAGGGGGTCTGCACGGCGGTGTGGGTGAGCGACCCCAACGACCCGCTCCTGTCCGAATGGAACGAGACCGCCTACCACAACCGCCAGCCCTGGCTGCCGATCATCCACTTCGACGGCGAGACCGCTGTGGTCGGCCCCTACATCCATCCCAAGTCGACCCCCTGCTTCGAGTGCTACCGCCGCCGTCGTGCCGCCCGCCACGCACTCGGGGCGGACTTCCTGGAGCTGCGACCCCTGTCCCAGGAGCGGATGGTCTCCGCGGCGCTGACGACCGTGCTCGCCGGACTGGCCGTGGCGTCGCTCCGGGAGTGGGAGACCCGGTCCGACCCCCACGTCCCCGGCGGTGTCCGCACCGTCACCTTCGAGCGCGGCCTGGAGATCGGGTCCGAGTACGTCCTGCGGGTCCCCCGGTGCCCGGCGTGCCGACCGGGCACCGCCGTGGCGCGGCCGACGCTGTGGACGGAGTACTTCGCCCCCGAGGCGGCGGAGACCGAGGAGACGGCGGCGCCATGA